Proteins encoded together in one Neobacillus sp. FSL H8-0543 window:
- the cutD gene encoding choline TMA-lyase-activating enzyme, with the protein MGNPKIALIERKAFISNIQKYNMFDGPGIRTIVFFKGCPLRCKWCANPEGLERKYQVMFKKSACKDCGACVPVCPVGIHQISNETFKHEVIRSIDCTGCKKCTEVCHEQALSIVGGTKTISELYEIVEEDRIFYDMSGGGITLGGGEVLMQPEAAANLLMVCKKEGINTAIETSGYAKLEAVLKVAEFTDLFLYDIKHIQSERHFELTGVRNELILNNLKELLSRRYNVKIRMPLLKGLNDSQEAIEGVTQFLLPYKDYKNFKGVDLLPYHKFGVNKYNQLGMEYPITGDPSLNSDEMKRIESWFKQHDIPVTVINH; encoded by the coding sequence ATGGGCAATCCAAAAATTGCATTGATTGAAAGAAAGGCATTTATTTCCAATATACAAAAGTATAATATGTTCGATGGTCCGGGGATCAGAACGATTGTGTTTTTTAAAGGATGTCCATTACGTTGTAAGTGGTGTGCAAATCCTGAAGGCCTAGAACGAAAATATCAAGTCATGTTTAAAAAAAGTGCCTGTAAAGATTGTGGTGCCTGTGTTCCAGTCTGCCCGGTTGGAATCCACCAAATTTCAAATGAAACCTTTAAACATGAAGTTATTCGCAGCATTGATTGTACAGGCTGCAAAAAGTGTACAGAGGTTTGTCATGAGCAGGCATTATCGATCGTAGGCGGGACCAAAACGATTTCGGAACTTTACGAAATCGTTGAAGAGGATAGGATTTTTTACGATATGTCTGGCGGGGGTATTACCCTTGGCGGTGGTGAAGTGTTAATGCAGCCTGAGGCTGCTGCAAATCTGCTAATGGTTTGTAAAAAAGAAGGAATTAATACAGCGATTGAAACAAGCGGTTATGCCAAACTTGAGGCTGTCCTTAAAGTGGCCGAGTTTACTGACCTGTTCCTTTATGATATCAAGCACATTCAATCAGAGCGGCATTTTGAATTGACTGGAGTTCGGAATGAACTTATTTTGAATAATTTGAAAGAACTTCTTAGCCGCCGGTATAACGTGAAAATCAGAATGCCTTTATTAAAAGGTTTAAATGATAGCCAGGAGGCCATTGAAGGCGTTACCCAATTCCTGCTTCCTTACAAGGATTATAAGAATTTTAAAGGGGTAGATTTACTTCCTTACCATAAATTTGGAGTAAATAAATACAACCAATTAGGAATGGAGTACCCGATAACAGGGGACCCAAGCCTAAATAGTGATGAAATGAAAAGGATCGAGAGTTGGTTTAAGCAACACGACATCCCCGTTACCGTTATCAACCATTGA
- a CDS encoding EutP/PduV family microcompartment system protein, translating into MRKKRIMVIGPTNCGKTTLVHALNDHEGPIKKTQNLIYGKYTIDVPGSYIENAWMYKYLISAVQDASHVLILVDQSKCANVYSPGFAKVFRCPVIGVITKVDVNPENEANCLRQLQQIGVQEPYFKISTANEKSISNLKDFLLEKVMRAENEIYYRR; encoded by the coding sequence ATGAGAAAGAAGCGAATAATGGTCATTGGTCCTACAAATTGTGGAAAGACCACTTTGGTCCATGCACTAAATGACCACGAGGGGCCAATTAAGAAAACACAGAATCTTATTTATGGAAAATACACGATTGATGTCCCCGGGTCTTATATTGAAAACGCGTGGATGTACAAATATTTAATTTCAGCCGTACAAGATGCATCACATGTATTGATCCTGGTTGATCAATCAAAATGTGCAAATGTATATTCACCTGGTTTTGCAAAAGTGTTTCGCTGTCCTGTAATTGGAGTCATTACAAAAGTGGATGTAAATCCGGAGAATGAGGCTAACTGCCTTCGACAACTTCAGCAAATTGGAGTACAGGAGCCTTATTTTAAAATTAGTACAGCGAATGAGAAGAGCATCAGTAATTTAAAAGATTTTCTATTAGAAAAGGTAATGAGGGCGGAAAATGAAATTTATTACCGAAGGTGA
- a CDS encoding BMC domain-containing protein, translated as MDLRIIKSPSEGTLDILMRRIGTSLNKKMECMDAIGLVQGKMIEMIFAADIAEKAVGVQVADVRGSCPQNMILIAIFGDTSSVESALQEIKRKWEEGKVR; from the coding sequence ATGGATCTTCGAATAATAAAATCCCCATCCGAGGGTACATTAGATATTCTTATGCGGCGCATTGGTACTAGTCTCAATAAGAAAATGGAATGTATGGATGCGATCGGACTAGTGCAGGGAAAAATGATTGAAATGATTTTTGCTGCCGATATAGCTGAAAAGGCAGTTGGAGTTCAGGTAGCAGATGTTAGAGGCAGCTGCCCTCAGAATATGATTTTAATTGCCATTTTTGGCGATACTTCATCCGTTGAATCAGCATTGCAGGAGATTAAACGGAAGTGGGAAGAAGGTAAAGTGCGATGA
- the eutJ gene encoding ethanolamine utilization protein EutJ, with translation MSKVNSNFEYCNQLVRDFEKVIENPLVGKSAAYYTGVDLGTACIVLAVLNENNQPVAGAYRYADVVRDGMVVDYIGAVNIVREMKKELEEKLGVGLLLAAAAIPPGTDTLDSGAVKNVVEAAGFELTHLLDEPTAANAALKIENGAVVDIGGGTTGISILKDGKVVYVEDEPTGGTHFSLVISGAYKYSFPEAEKFKRNPKNHKELLPVLKPVVEKIASIINRHINGHDVKEIALVGGTCCLDGIEEIIANKTGIYTHKPHNPMFVTPIGIALSCRQQSI, from the coding sequence ATGTCAAAAGTAAATTCAAATTTCGAGTACTGTAACCAACTTGTAAGAGATTTTGAAAAAGTAATCGAAAATCCGCTTGTGGGTAAATCTGCTGCTTACTATACAGGAGTTGATTTAGGAACCGCATGTATCGTTTTGGCCGTTCTAAATGAAAACAATCAACCAGTTGCAGGTGCTTACCGATATGCAGATGTTGTTCGCGATGGCATGGTCGTAGATTATATTGGTGCGGTTAATATAGTTAGAGAAATGAAGAAAGAGCTTGAAGAGAAATTAGGTGTCGGATTGCTTCTTGCAGCCGCTGCTATTCCACCAGGTACAGATACACTTGATTCCGGAGCCGTAAAAAACGTTGTTGAAGCAGCGGGATTTGAGCTGACCCATTTACTTGATGAACCTACGGCGGCTAATGCAGCACTCAAAATTGAGAACGGTGCAGTGGTCGATATTGGTGGAGGAACGACGGGTATTTCGATTCTAAAGGATGGCAAAGTGGTTTATGTAGAGGATGAGCCAACGGGCGGCACCCACTTTTCATTGGTGATTTCCGGTGCATACAAATATTCGTTTCCAGAGGCAGAGAAGTTTAAACGTAATCCAAAGAATCACAAGGAATTGCTGCCAGTGTTAAAACCTGTAGTGGAAAAAATAGCGTCGATCATCAATCGACATATTAATGGTCATGACGTTAAGGAAATCGCCTTGGTAGGTGGAACCTGCTGTTTGGACGGGATTGAAGAGATCATCGCAAACAAAACAGGAATCTACACCCATAAGCCGCATAATCCAATGTTTGTAACTCCTATAGGGATAGCACTTAGCTGCAGGCAGCAAAGTATATGA
- a CDS encoding BMC domain-containing protein, which yields MRYHGDEALGLVETVGMVPAIEAADKMLKAANVELVSYENVGSTLVTVMVKGDVAAVRAAVEAGAEAAAAIGKLTAHNVMPRPIRSIGDIVSIYDIDK from the coding sequence GTGAGGTATCATGGCGATGAAGCATTAGGGCTGGTTGAAACAGTAGGTATGGTTCCTGCAATTGAGGCGGCTGATAAAATGCTGAAGGCTGCGAATGTTGAACTAGTATCCTATGAGAATGTAGGGTCCACACTTGTGACGGTTATGGTCAAGGGTGATGTGGCTGCTGTACGAGCAGCGGTGGAAGCAGGGGCTGAGGCTGCCGCGGCAATCGGTAAGTTGACGGCACATAATGTTATGCCGCGTCCGATTAGAAGTATAGGCGATATCGTTTCAATATATGACATTGATAAATAA
- a CDS encoding BMC domain-containing protein: MNRYEALGLIETFGIVYILEAADAMCKAADVELIGFENVASGYISVLVQGDVVACKTAVETGVKAVEDMGSSVYSSVVIARPHSDIEKIIARYSIDNLL, encoded by the coding sequence ATGAATAGATACGAAGCTTTAGGGTTAATAGAAACATTTGGCATTGTTTATATTTTAGAGGCTGCAGATGCAATGTGCAAAGCCGCAGATGTTGAACTGATTGGCTTTGAAAATGTAGCTTCCGGATATATTTCTGTGTTGGTTCAAGGAGATGTTGTTGCCTGCAAAACGGCTGTAGAAACAGGTGTAAAAGCTGTGGAAGATATGGGTTCTTCTGTATATAGTTCAGTTGTTATTGCAAGACCGCATTCAGATATTGAAAAAATTATTGCTCGTTATTCAATTGATAACTTGCTTTAA
- a CDS encoding BMC domain-containing protein, whose translation MGAFSEKSIERIIQESVPGKQVTIAHVIASPMLDIYERLGIEEKGAIGILTLTPYETAIIAADIATKTADVEIGFLDRFTGSVVISGDVQSVITALEAVNETLKNMLGFVTTPITRT comes from the coding sequence ATGGGAGCATTTAGTGAGAAATCTATAGAGCGCATCATACAAGAATCAGTACCAGGTAAACAAGTTACCATTGCACATGTGATTGCTTCACCTATGTTGGATATATATGAACGTTTGGGAATAGAAGAAAAAGGTGCCATTGGCATTCTAACTTTAACTCCTTACGAAACGGCAATCATTGCCGCTGATATTGCAACAAAGACAGCAGATGTAGAAATTGGATTTCTTGATCGCTTTACTGGATCGGTCGTGATAAGCGGCGATGTTCAAAGTGTCATCACAGCACTGGAAGCCGTAAATGAAACATTGAAAAATATGCTGGGTTTTGTGACAACCCCAATTACACGAACATGA
- a CDS encoding cobalamin adenosyltransferase → MKFITEGDLRDLLKKEPFTTYDLIPEVRLTPGARQFLGDRGVKILDKVSASKEITAESKPAIEVRECRNKWKNLQFHSRMKSIEVLFLLTAEDMLPRDVGLAHSVVKLNKQFSSIKKAVKSKGTIENLSCKECTGINETNFSETLDDCFEITEFHMQLDKGKDILLLHRLRCALQEIEPFAQELYLEEKEENYEEINCKVNQLINSLSQLICSVAGGLKCQK, encoded by the coding sequence ATGAAATTTATTACCGAAGGTGACTTACGGGATTTATTAAAAAAAGAACCTTTTACGACGTATGATTTAATTCCAGAGGTAAGGCTGACACCTGGAGCACGGCAGTTTCTTGGAGACCGTGGGGTCAAAATACTCGATAAAGTTTCCGCTAGTAAAGAAATAACAGCAGAAAGTAAACCAGCAATAGAAGTACGTGAGTGTAGGAACAAGTGGAAAAACTTGCAGTTTCACAGCAGGATGAAATCGATCGAGGTGTTATTTCTTTTAACGGCAGAAGATATGCTGCCTAGAGATGTTGGTTTGGCGCACAGTGTGGTGAAGTTAAACAAACAATTTTCTTCTATTAAAAAGGCAGTAAAAAGTAAAGGTACCATTGAAAACCTTAGTTGCAAGGAATGTACAGGGATAAATGAAACGAATTTCTCTGAAACTCTTGATGATTGTTTTGAAATCACTGAATTTCATATGCAGCTTGATAAAGGTAAAGATATCTTACTATTACATAGACTTCGATGTGCCCTTCAAGAAATAGAGCCATTTGCACAAGAACTCTATCTGGAGGAAAAAGAAGAAAATTATGAAGAGATCAATTGTAAGGTGAATCAATTGATTAATAGCCTTTCTCAATTAATCTGCTCAGTGGCTGGAGGGTTGAAATGTCAAAAGTAA
- a CDS encoding aldehyde dehydrogenase family protein, with protein sequence MNIIDNDLLSIQEARILVENAREAQKMLAAFPQKKLDEIVERMAEEIYKHIRELAVMSSDETDYGNWQDKLVKNQFVCEQLINRLRGMTCVGIISEDVQNKTMDIGVPIGVITALCPATSPVSTTIYKALIAIKSGNAIIFSPHPRARHTIGKALDIMIRAAEGYGLPEGALSYLHIVTHAGTVELMNHDATSLIMNTGVPSMLKATNQTGKPVIYGGNGNGPAFIERSADLKQAVRDIIASKTFDNGVVSAAEHSVVVDRCIGAEVKQIFKDHGTYFMSEEESEKLGAFFFHSDGSTNGEMVGKSAPQLAKRAGFHVPDHVVLLISEQKYVSENNPYSKEKLCPVLAYYIEDDWMNACEKCIELLISERNGHTLVIHSKDEEVIRQFALKKPVARVLVNTPATFGSMGATTNLFPAMTLGSGSTGVGITTDNVSPMNLIYIRKVGYGVRRTEDITNGGLHERVQTTDGSTQSTNYKLEDIEMLKRILKNAIETL encoded by the coding sequence ATGAATATTATTGATAATGATTTGCTCTCCATCCAAGAAGCACGAATTCTTGTGGAAAATGCTCGTGAAGCACAAAAAATGCTCGCGGCTTTTCCCCAGAAAAAACTGGATGAGATCGTTGAACGCATGGCAGAAGAAATATATAAACATATACGTGAACTCGCCGTGATGTCCAGTGATGAAACGGATTACGGTAACTGGCAGGATAAACTTGTAAAAAACCAATTTGTTTGTGAACAGCTGATTAATAGACTTAGAGGAATGACTTGTGTAGGCATCATTAGCGAGGATGTTCAAAACAAGACAATGGACATTGGCGTACCTATCGGTGTGATTACAGCATTATGCCCTGCAACCAGCCCAGTTTCTACCACGATATACAAGGCATTGATCGCCATTAAGTCTGGTAATGCGATTATCTTCTCGCCACATCCTAGAGCGAGGCATACTATTGGCAAGGCGCTGGATATTATGATTCGAGCAGCAGAAGGCTATGGGTTGCCGGAGGGAGCACTGTCCTACTTGCATATAGTAACCCATGCCGGAACAGTGGAATTAATGAACCATGATGCCACATCCTTGATTATGAACACAGGTGTACCAAGTATGCTTAAAGCAACAAACCAAACTGGAAAGCCTGTTATCTATGGAGGAAATGGCAATGGACCTGCATTTATTGAACGGAGTGCTGATTTAAAGCAGGCGGTGCGGGATATTATTGCAAGTAAAACCTTTGATAACGGTGTGGTATCTGCAGCGGAACACTCGGTTGTTGTAGATCGCTGTATCGGAGCAGAAGTAAAACAAATCTTTAAGGATCATGGCACTTATTTTATGTCTGAAGAAGAATCAGAAAAGTTGGGGGCTTTCTTTTTCCATTCGGACGGCAGCACGAATGGGGAAATGGTTGGTAAATCTGCACCACAATTAGCTAAGCGTGCTGGTTTTCATGTACCAGATCATGTGGTCCTGCTGATTTCAGAGCAAAAATATGTATCCGAAAATAATCCTTATTCGAAAGAAAAGCTTTGTCCCGTTTTGGCCTATTACATAGAAGACGATTGGATGAATGCTTGTGAAAAGTGCATTGAGCTGTTGATTAGTGAGAGGAACGGTCATACTCTTGTTATTCATTCAAAGGATGAAGAGGTCATTCGCCAATTTGCCTTGAAAAAACCTGTAGCCAGAGTCCTTGTGAACACCCCTGCTACTTTTGGAAGTATGGGTGCGACGACTAATTTATTCCCTGCTATGACACTCGGCAGCGGATCTACAGGTGTAGGGATAACCACTGATAATGTTTCACCTATGAACCTAATCTATATCCGAAAAGTGGGATATGGGGTTCGAAGGACTGAAGATATTACCAATGGAGGGCTACATGAGAGAGTACAAACAACAGATGGCAGCACACAGTCTACGAACTATAAGCTGGAAGACATAGAGATGCTGAAGCGTATTTTAAAAAATGCAATTGAAACACTATGA
- a CDS encoding EutN/CcmL family microcompartment protein, with amino-acid sequence MITAKLIDTVWATRKAESLNGLKFMLAEVIGGLNEGQRLIVVDIISAGIGDRVIVTTGSSARKMLGDDSIPIDAVVVGIIDEDCKFK; translated from the coding sequence ATGATTACCGCAAAACTCATTGATACTGTATGGGCAACAAGAAAAGCAGAATCACTTAACGGCTTAAAGTTTATGCTGGCGGAAGTGATTGGTGGCCTAAATGAGGGGCAGCGCCTGATTGTCGTAGATATCATAAGTGCCGGTATCGGAGATAGGGTTATTGTTACTACAGGCTCATCGGCTCGCAAAATGCTGGGTGATGACTCAATACCTATTGACGCGGTTGTTGTAGGTATCATTGATGAAGATTGTAAGTTTAAGTGA
- the cutC gene encoding choline trimethylamine-lyase has protein sequence MDIRDFSIKLAEATKNMSAEERASLIKIFEGVSKNFSNEEPQHYSEYTEHGDGIPEGMTERLKKLKENYLTHVPSITTYRARAITKIAKENPGMPKIMLRAKCFRYCCETAPLVIQDNELIVGAPNGAPRAGAFSPDIAWRWMEDEIDTIGKRPQDPFYISDEDKKIMREELFPFWKGKSIDEYCEDQYREAGVWTLSGESFVSDCSYHALNGGGDSNPGYDVILMKKGMLDIQQEARDHLEKLDYQNPDDIEKIYFYKSIIDTTEGVMIYAKRLAAYAAELAAKESNPKRKAELLKIAEVNAHVPAHKPRTFWEAIQSVWTIESLLVVEENQTGMSIGRVDQYMYPFYKADMEAGRMTDYEAFELAGCMLIKMSEMMWITSEGGSKFFAGYQPFVNMCVGGVTRDGRDATNDLTYLLMDAVRLVKIYQPSLATRIHNKSPQKYLKKIVEVIRSGMGFPACHFDDAHIKIMLAKGVSIEDARDYCLMGCVEPQKSGRLYQWTSTAYTQWPIAIELVLNHGVPLWFGKQVTPNMGDLSQFKTYEEFDSAVKEQIKYITKWSSVATVISQRVHRDMAPKPLMSIMYEGCMESGKDVSAGGAMYNFGPGVIWSGLATYTDSMAAIKKLVFEEKKYTLKQLNEALKADFVGYEQIRTDCLNAPKYGNDDDYADLIAAELVNFTEMDHRRYKTLYSVLSHGTLSISNNTPFGQLTGASANGRHAWLPLSDGISPTQGADVKGPTAIIKSISKMAADSMNIGMVHNFKLMAGLLDTPEGEEGIITLLRTASVLGNGEMQFNYLDNKTLIDAQKHPEQYRDLIVRVAGYSAFFVELCKDVQDEIISRTVLTSF, from the coding sequence TTGGATATTCGCGATTTTTCAATAAAGTTAGCAGAAGCAACCAAAAACATGTCTGCTGAAGAACGAGCATCGTTAATTAAAATATTTGAAGGAGTTTCAAAGAATTTTTCAAATGAAGAACCTCAACATTATTCCGAGTACACAGAACATGGTGACGGGATTCCTGAGGGAATGACGGAACGTTTAAAGAAGTTAAAGGAAAACTATTTAACACATGTTCCTTCAATTACGACGTACCGTGCTAGAGCAATTACTAAGATTGCGAAAGAAAACCCTGGCATGCCTAAGATTATGCTGCGTGCTAAGTGTTTCCGTTATTGTTGCGAGACGGCACCGTTAGTTATTCAGGATAATGAGTTGATTGTTGGAGCGCCAAACGGAGCACCTCGTGCTGGAGCGTTTTCACCTGATATTGCATGGAGATGGATGGAGGACGAAATTGATACGATTGGAAAACGTCCTCAGGACCCATTCTATATTTCTGATGAAGACAAAAAAATCATGCGAGAAGAACTGTTTCCTTTCTGGAAAGGAAAATCCATCGATGAATACTGTGAAGACCAGTACAGAGAAGCTGGTGTTTGGACGCTTTCTGGGGAGTCGTTTGTTTCAGACTGTTCTTACCATGCCTTAAATGGCGGCGGTGACTCCAACCCAGGATATGATGTCATCTTAATGAAAAAAGGGATGCTTGATATTCAGCAGGAGGCACGGGATCATCTTGAAAAGCTGGATTACCAAAATCCTGATGATATTGAAAAGATCTATTTCTATAAATCTATTATTGATACGACCGAAGGGGTAATGATTTATGCCAAACGTTTAGCTGCTTATGCTGCTGAACTGGCTGCAAAGGAAAGCAATCCTAAACGTAAGGCTGAATTATTAAAGATTGCTGAAGTGAATGCGCATGTACCGGCGCATAAGCCTCGTACTTTCTGGGAAGCCATTCAATCTGTATGGACAATTGAATCGCTACTTGTCGTGGAAGAAAACCAAACAGGTATGTCAATTGGTCGAGTTGACCAATATATGTATCCATTCTATAAGGCAGACATGGAAGCAGGACGAATGACGGACTATGAAGCATTTGAACTGGCTGGTTGTATGCTGATCAAAATGTCTGAAATGATGTGGATTACAAGTGAGGGCGGGTCTAAGTTCTTCGCTGGGTATCAGCCATTTGTCAATATGTGTGTGGGCGGCGTGACCCGTGACGGTCGTGATGCTACAAACGACCTTACCTACTTGCTAATGGATGCCGTTCGCCTTGTTAAGATCTATCAACCATCACTTGCTACAAGGATTCATAACAAATCACCGCAAAAATACTTGAAAAAAATTGTTGAAGTTATCCGTTCAGGTATGGGGTTCCCAGCATGTCATTTCGATGATGCTCACATAAAAATAATGCTCGCAAAAGGTGTTTCGATTGAAGATGCAAGAGACTATTGCTTAATGGGCTGTGTGGAACCGCAGAAGTCAGGACGTCTATATCAGTGGACTTCAACGGCTTATACCCAATGGCCAATCGCCATTGAATTGGTTCTAAACCACGGTGTTCCACTTTGGTTTGGTAAGCAGGTAACTCCGAATATGGGAGACTTGAGCCAATTTAAAACCTATGAAGAGTTCGATTCTGCTGTTAAAGAGCAGATAAAATATATTACCAAATGGTCAAGTGTGGCAACGGTAATTTCTCAGCGCGTTCATCGAGATATGGCTCCAAAGCCTCTAATGTCAATTATGTATGAAGGCTGTATGGAAAGCGGGAAAGACGTATCTGCAGGTGGAGCCATGTACAACTTCGGACCTGGAGTTATCTGGTCTGGGTTGGCTACCTATACAGACTCAATGGCCGCTATTAAGAAATTAGTTTTTGAGGAAAAGAAATATACTCTAAAGCAGCTAAATGAAGCGTTAAAAGCTGACTTTGTCGGCTATGAACAGATTAGAACAGACTGCCTTAATGCACCTAAGTATGGCAATGATGATGACTATGCAGATTTAATTGCGGCTGAATTAGTTAACTTTACAGAAATGGATCACCGGAGATACAAAACCTTATATTCCGTATTAAGTCATGGTACTTTATCCATTTCAAACAATACTCCATTCGGACAATTGACCGGTGCATCTGCTAACGGTCGTCACGCGTGGCTGCCGCTCTCGGATGGTATTAGTCCGACTCAGGGGGCTGATGTAAAAGGTCCGACTGCTATTATCAAGTCTATCTCGAAAATGGCAGCCGACAGTATGAACATTGGTATGGTTCATAACTTTAAGCTTATGGCAGGCTTACTTGATACTCCTGAAGGAGAAGAAGGTATTATTACACTCTTACGTACAGCTTCGGTCCTTGGTAATGGAGAAATGCAGTTTAACTATCTAGATAACAAAACCTTGATTGACGCACAGAAGCATCCAGAACAATATCGTGATTTAATTGTTCGTGTTGCAGGATACAGTGCATTCTTCGTTGAGCTTTGTAAGGATGTTCAAGATGAAATAATTAGCAGAACAGTACTAACCAGTTTTTAA